A genomic segment from Acyrthosiphon pisum isolate AL4f chromosome A3, pea_aphid_22Mar2018_4r6ur, whole genome shotgun sequence encodes:
- the LOC100158725 gene encoding lysosomal alpha-glucosidase, with the protein MHLKYNNIKVFIILFLQLLFLLHMYYSHSIPNELKFDCIPKGKSDEVTCKKMNCSWTPANQSFTRWPWCYYPECYNNYNTINISKTSTGVVAFYNLSVASSYKKNIQILRLDVIFETPQRLRITIDDAVQIRYKPPFPKINEFKGNPIHGNNSLIISDLVVRLAKNGVGFAIIRKVDDTILFDSRNIGGFIFSDQFIQLSALLPSKYIYGLGEHRTNLVLDSNWKTYTMFNHDNTPKPDINGYGSHPFYLSMEKSGKSHGVFLFNSNAMDIILQPAPAITYRVIGGILDFYFFSGPTPSDVITQYTEIIGRPFLPPYWSLGFHLSRYGQTFEDLIQVYNRTIEAGIPWDTHWNDIDYMDNKDDFTLSNNFKQLPEYVNNLHKNGMHHIVILDPGLKSRQSNGTMYVPLKDGLNDNIFIKNSAGQPLEGKVWNDIGTVFPDFTHPKATQFWKNQLLNFHNIVKFDGLWLDMNEPANFVNGDLNGCSSYKSDHWEVPPYIPGIVGGRLNYKTICMSAIHFAGIHYNLHNLYGLVETISTHDALSEIKNTRPFVISRSSYPGFGHYAGHWTGDINSSWDDMKQSITDIINFNLFGIPLVGADICGFHHDTTIELCSRWIQLGAFYPFSRNHNGQYMKDQDPAALGSNVLSSAKKSLITRYYLLPYLYSLFWKAHVYGETVVRPLFFEYPYDDNTYGIDTQFLWGAALLILPVLKEKNHHVYVYLPKDIWYDFYNKTAILSNGNHFVITAPADTIPLLVRGGFILPTQMAASTTTLSRQNHFELLVATKHDQATGFLFFDDGKSLDSWKNDSYNKVQFKLVNTTFSSIVEMNSYIDDNFVLQNITVLGVKQGPTNSQVNGVPFNGYYFNKTEQVLYFKMLNLNLRMPFNLTW; encoded by the exons atgcacttaaaatataacaatatcaagGTCTTCATAATACTGTTTCTACAATTGTTATTCTTATTACATATGTATTACAGTCACTCAATACCAAATGAACTAAAGTTTGATTGTATACCCAAAGGAAAGTCTGATGAGGTAACCTGCAAAAAAATGAACTGTTCCTGGACACCGGCAAACCAATCTTTTACTCGATGGCCGTGGTGTTATTATCCAgaatgttacaataattataatacaattaatatatcaaaGACAAGTACTGGAGTAGTagcgttttataatttatcagtgGCTtctagttacaaaaaaaatatacaaatcttGCGTCTGgatgttatttttgaaacacCACAAAGACTACGAATtacg attgatGACGCTGTTCAAATACGTTACAAGCCACCCTTTCCAAAAATTAACGAATTTAAAGGAAACCCGATTCATGGAAATAATAGTTTGATAATATCCGATTTAGTTGTAAGACTGGCTAAGAACGGTGTTGGATTTGCTATTATTCGTAAAGTGGATGATACAATTTT GTTTGATAGTCGAAATATTGGGGGTTTTATATTTTCTGATCAATTTATTCAATTGTCGGCTTTACTACCCTCAAAGTACATTTATGGATTGGGTGAACATAGAACTAATTTGGTCTTGGATTCAAATTGGAAAACATATACAATGTTTAATCACGACAATACTCCAAAACCTGAT ATCAATGGCTATGGCTCACATCCGTTTTATTTATCAATGGAAAAATCCGGAAAGAGTCAtggagtttttttatttaatagcaaTGCTATGG ATATTATACTGCAGCCTGCGCCTGCAATTACATATCGCGTAATTGGCggaattttggatttttattttttttctggaccAACACCGTCTGATGTTATTACTCAGTACACTGAAATTATTGGCAGACCATTTTTACCACCGTATTGGTCTTTAGGTTTCCATTTGAGCCg atatggGCAGACTTTTGAAGATCTCATTCAAGTTTATAATAGGACCATAGAAGCTGGTATTCCttgg GACACTCACTGGAATGACATTGATTATATGGATAATAAAGACGATTTCACACTTTCTAACAATTTTAAGCAACTACCCGAATATGTGAATAATTTACACAAG AATGGAATGCACCATATAGTTATTTTGGATCCAGGCCTTAAATCACGACAGTCTAATGGAACAATGTATGTTCCTTTAAAGGATGGTCTTaacgacaatatttttataaaaaactctGCTGGTCAACCATTGGAAggaaaa gttTGGAATGACATTGGAACTGTATTTCCTGATTTTACACATCCAAAAGCAACTCAATTCTGGAAAAACCagcttttaaattttcacaatattgtaaaatttgatGGGTTATGGTTG GATATGAATGAACCGGCTAATTTTGTCAATGGTGATTTGAATGGATGTTCTTCTTATAAATCTGATCACTGGGAAGTACCTCCATATATCCCTGGTATAGTTGGTGGCCGTTTGAACTACAAAACTATTTGCATGTCTGCAATTCATTTTGCTGGTATTCACTATAATTTGCATAATTTATATGGACTTGTTGAAACTATTTCCACTCACga TGCATTGTCAGAAATAAAGAATACTAGGCCTTTTGTCATTTCAAGATCTTCTTATCCTGGTTTTGGACATTATGCTGGTCACTGGACTGGAGACATAAACTCTTCATGGGATGATATGAAACAATCCATAACAG atataataaattttaatttattcggtATTCCCCTAGTTGGGGCAGATATATGTGGTTTTCACCACGACACTACTATTGAGTTGTGTTCAAGGTGGATTCAATTAGGTGCCTTCTATCCATTTTCTAGGAATCATAATGGCCAGTACatgaaa GACCAAGATCCAGCAGCTTTAGGATCAAACGTTTTGTCATCTGCAAAAAAATCATTGATtactagatattatttattaccatatttGTATTCATTGTTTTGGAAAGCTCATGTTTACGGAGAAACTGTCGTTCGACCTTTGTTTTTTGA atatccATATGATGATAATACATATGGCATAGACACTCAGTTTCTATGGGGTGCAGCCTTACTAATCTTACCAGTTTTAAAAGaa aaaaatcatCATGTGTATGTATATCTCCCAAAAGATATATGGTATGACTTTTACAATAAAACTGCAATATTGAGCAACGGAAATCATTTTGTCATAACAGCTCCTGCCGACACTATACCCTTACTGGTACGAGGGGGTTTTATTTTACCCACACAAATGGCTGCTTCAACTACAACATTAAG TCGTCAAAATCACTTTGAACTCTTAGTAGCAACTAAACATGACCAAGCAaccggttttttattttttgatgatgGAAAGTCTTTAG ATTCTTGGAAAAATGATTCATATAACAAAGTACAATTTAAGCTTGTGAACACTACATTTTCCAGTATAGTGGAGATGAATAGTTATATTGATGACAActttgtattacaaaatattactgTGCTTGGTGTCAAACAAGGACCGACCAATTCACAAGTTAATGGAGTTCCATTCAATGGTTATTACTTCAATAAAACTGAACAA gttttatacttcaaaatgttaaacttaaatCTAAGGATGCCATTCAATTTAACATGGTAA
- the LOC100160797 gene encoding lysosomal alpha-glucosidase — protein MKRKTKSGNAYTPIMLKNSIDEVPKYSKNTIFSLLTILLLMSVLIYLHMSDSENILENSKILSRYLKQKINIGSNHGVNNYCTVTSDEYKFDCFPRGKADKESCEKRNCCWSPSTPNSQIPWCYYSSNYSNYKVINVTESRNEITAFFNITTNTIYKNDIKVLCMDISFQTAQRLRVKIYDPENKRYEPPYPEIPILKLNNKNEPLVSDYIVKLSDDKVGFAILRKIDNLTIFDSRNIGGFIYSDQFIQLSALLPTKYIYGLGEHRSSLMLDMNWKTYTFFNHDSPPTNDMNGYGSHPFYLMIEKSGKSHGVFLFNSNAMDIVLQPTPAITYRTIGGILDFYYFMGPTPSDVISQYTDTIGRSFLPSYWTLGFHLCRFGQTLKELINVHNRTVSAGIPWDTHWNDIDYMKNRNDFTLSDNFTDLPKYVNYLHEVGMHHVIILDPGVSSREPKGSYPPYDDGLKNGLFIKNSSGLPLEGQVWNLDGGTVFPDFTNPKSIDYWINQISNYHNILPFDGLWIDMNEPSNFVNGDWEGCIFTNSSSWENPQYTPSIAGGKLNYKTICMSANQYAGLHYDLHNLYGFSEAITTQFALSFIKSSRPLVISRSSFAGLGHFAGHWTGDVFSTWDDMKQSITDIVLFNMFGVPLVGADICGFNDNTTVELCSRWSQLGAFYPFSRNHNSDENIDQDPVALGPLVIESAKKALFIRYSLLPYLYSLFWRAHIYGETVARPLFFEYPHDNCTYNIDTQFLWGSALLISPVLKENQVDVDIYLPNDIWCDYYSKKCTQSNGSIFTVEAPNDTIPLKIRGGYILPTQEPATTTTSSRKNSFGLLITPNKFKEAFGYLFWDDGDSLNVWEDGLYNEIHFKLNNTILLNEVITNNYSDEKTILQNITIFGIQNEPKNIQVNGATYSNFYYNITEEVLYFSSLNLDLNIVFNITWT, from the exons ATGAAACGGAAAACTAAATCCGGAAATGCATATACACCAATCATgcttaaaaattcaattgatGAAGTtccaaaatatagtaaaaacacaattttttcacTACTTACCATTCTGTTGTTGATGTCTGttttaatatatctacatatGAGTGACAGTGAAAACATAttagaaaatagtaaaattttaagCAGATATCTTAAACAAAAGATTAATATTGGTTCTAATCATGGAGTTAATAATTACTGTACTGTAACTTCGGatgaatataaatttgattgttTTCCGAGAGGGAAAGCTGATAAGGAAAGCTGTGAAAAAAGAAATTGCTGTTGGTCACCTAGTACTCCAAATTCTCAAATACCATGGTGTTATTATTCttcaaattatagtaattacaaAGTAATTAATGTGACTGAATCCAGAAATGAAATAACAGCATTTTTTAACATAACGACAAAcaccatttataaaaatgacATCAAAGTATTGTGCATGGATATTTCATTTCAAACGGCACAAAGATTACGTGTTAAG ATTTACGATCCAGAGAATAAACGTTATGAGCCACCATACCCTGAAATaccaatacttaaattaaataataaaaatgaaccaTTAGTTTCAGACTATATTGTAAAGTTATCTGATGATAAAGTTGGATTTGCAATTCTAaggaaaattgataatttaaccat aTTTGACAGTCGAAATATTGGAGGTTTCATTTATTCTGATCAATTTATTCAACTGTCAGCATTATTACCaaccaaatatatatatgggtTAGGTGAACATAGATCTAGTCTCATGCTTGACATGAATTGGAAAACCTATACTTTTTTCAACCATGATAGTCCTCCAACAAATGAT aTGAATGGATATGGTTCACATCCATTTTACTTAATGATTGAAAAATCAGGAAAAAGTCATggagtttttttattcaacagcAATGCTATGG atattGTGTTGCAACCGACACCAGCAATTACTTACCGAACAATTGGTggtatattagatttttattatttcatgggACCAACACCTTCTGATGTTATATCTCAATATACAGATACAATTGGTAGATCATTTTTACCATCTTACTGGACATTAGGATTTCATTTATGTCG attTGGTCAAACGTTAAAAGAACTTATTAACGTTCATAATAGAACTGTTAGTGCAGGAATTCCTTGG gatacACATTGGAATGACAttgattatatgaaaaatagaaaTGATTTTACTTTAAGTGATAATTTTACTGATCTTCCTAAATATGTGAATTATTTGCATGAG GTTGGAATGCACCATGTAATTATATTGGATCCTGGAGTATCTTCTCGTGAACCAAAAGGATCATATCCACCTTATGATGATGGTTTAAAAAATGggcttttcattaaaaattcttCTGGTCTCCCTCTTGAAGGCCAA gtgtGGAACCTTGATGGAGGTACTGTATTCCCAGATTTCACCAATCCAAAGTCAATCGATTATTGGATAAATCAAATAtcaaactatcataatattcttCCATTTGATGGTTTATGGATT GACATGAATGAACCATCAAATTTTGTCAATGGTGATTGGGAAGGTTGCATATTTACCAATTCTAGTAGTTGGGAAAATCCACAGTATACACCTAGTATTGCTggaggaaaattaaattataaaactatttgcaTGTCAGCAAATCAGTATGCTGGACTTCATTATGATTTACATAATCTTTATGGATTTTCAGAAGCAATAACAACTCAATT tgcattatcatttattaaaagtTCAAGACCATTAGTTATTTCAAGATCAAGTTTTGCTGGCTTAGGTCACTTTGCCGGTCATTGGACTGGAGATGTATTTTCTACTTGGGATGATATGAAACAATCTATTActg atattgtgCTTTTCAACATGTTTGGTGTTCCACTAGTTGGAGCTGATATATGTGGTTTTAATGATAATACTACAGTCGAACTTTGTTCACGTTGGAGTCAATTAGGTGCATTTTATCCATTCTCAAGAAATCATAATTCTgatgaaaatatt GATCAAGATCCTGTGGCTTTAGGACCATTGGTTATAGAATCAGCTAAAAAAGCACTGTTCATTCGATATTCATTACTTCCATATTTGTATTCTCTATTTTGGAGAGCACATATTTATGGCGAAACAGTTGCACGACCACTCTTTTTTGA ataTCCACATGATAACTGTACTTACAACATTGATACTCAATTCCTATGGGGTTCTGCTCTACTAATTTCGCCAGTTTTAAAAGAg AACCAAGTGGATGTAGACATATATTTACCAAATGATATATGGTGtgattattattctaaaaaatgcACTCAAAGTAATGGATCCATTTTCACTGTTGAAGCCCCTAATGATACTATTCCTCTTAAGATACGTGGTGGCTATATTTTACCAACTCAAGAACCAGCTACTACCACTACATCTAG tcgTAAAAATTCATTTGGACTATTAATTACGccaaacaaatttaaagaaGCATTTGGCTACTTGTTTTGGGACGACGGTGACtctttaa atgtatgGGAAGATGGGTTGTATAATGAAATCCATTTCAAACTTAACaacacaatattgttaaatgaggttatcacaaataattattcagatGAAAAgactattttacaaaatattactattttcggTATTCAAAATgaaccaaaaaatattcaagttaatggAGCCacatatagtaatttttattataatattactgaagAA gtCCTTTACTTCTCATCATTAAACTTGGACTTGAATATAGTTTTCAATATAACATGgacttaa